One window from the genome of Cricetulus griseus strain 17A/GY chromosome 2, alternate assembly CriGri-PICRH-1.0, whole genome shotgun sequence encodes:
- the LOC100770040 gene encoding matrix metalloproteinase-23 isoform X2, whose amino-acid sequence MRILQDRPAGSLHKATLGPPAACCNSSRPSPTPLPLRPDSAAQVPVSPRTAPCGPESDSMGCRACVHLEGSGALQQGRWFGDVLSGLCLLSALVLLEWPWAPAENAWSAARNVAAPNPPGVSTAQAPSTLTILVPRRRRYTLTPARLRWNHFNLTYRILSFPRNLLNPEETRQGLAAAFRMWSDVSPFRFREVAPDLPSDLQIGFYPTNHTDCLVSALHHCFDGPTGELAHAFFPPHGGIHFDDSEYWVLGPTRYSWKKGVWLTDLVHVAAHEIGHALGLMHSQQHEALMHINATLRGWKALSQDELWGLHRLYGCLDRLFRCTSWARKGFCDTHQRLMKRLCPRSCDFCYEFPFPTVATTTPPTRMKTRLVKEGRNMTFHCGQKILHKKGKVYWYKDQEPLEFSYPGYLDLGEAQLSIIANAINEGTYTCVVRRHQRVLTTYSWRVRVRS is encoded by the exons ATGAGGATCCTTCAGGACAGGCCAGCTGGTTCTCTTCACAAGGCAACGCTGGGTCCTCCAGCCGCCTGCTGTAACTCGAGCCGCCCGTCGCCAACCCCCCTCCCACTCCGCCCCGACTCTGCGGCCCAGGTCCCTGTGTCGCCTCGCACTGCCCCCTGTGGTCCTGAATCCGACAGCATGGGCTGCCGGGCCTGCGTCCATCTGGAGGGATCGGGTGCCCTACAACAGGGCCGCTGGTTCGGGGATGTCCTGAGCGGGTTGTGCCTTCTCTCCGCGCTGGTGTTGCTTGAGTGGCCTTGGGCGCCTGCAGAGAATGCCTGGAGTGCAGCG AGGAATGTGGCTGCACCAAACCCTCCAGGGGTGTCCACTGCCCAGGCCCCCAGCACACTGACCATACTGGTGCCCCGAAGACGCCGATACACACTGACACCAGCCAGGCTGCGCTGGAACCACTTCAACCTCACATACAG GATTCTCTCCTTTCCCCGGAACCTTTTAAACCCGGAAGAGACAAGGCAGGGACTGGCTGCCGCCTTTCGCATGTGGAGTGATGTTTCCCCATTCCGCTTCCGTGAAGTGGCCCCTGATCTTCCCAGTGACCTCCAGATAG GTTTCTACCCAACCAACCACACCGACTGCTTGGTCTCTGCTCTGCACCACTGCTTTGATGGTCCCACAGGGGAACTGGCCCATGCTTTCTTCCCACCCCATGGTGGCATTCACTTTGATGACAGCGAGTACTGGGTCTTAGGCCCCACACGCTACAGCTGGAAGAAAG GCGTATGGCTCACAGACCTGGTGCACGTGGCGGCCCATGAGATTGGCCATGCACTGGGGCTGATGCACTCACAGCAACACGAAGCACTCATGCACATCAATGCCACACTGCGAGGCTGGAAGGCACTGTCCCAGGATGAGCTGTGGGGATTACACCGACTCTACG GCTGCCTGGACCGGCTATTTAGATGTACATCCTGGGCACGAAAGGGATTTTGTGACACCCACCAGAGGCTCATGAAGAGGCTCTGTCCCAGAAGCTGTGACTTCTGCTATG AATTCCCATTCCCTACTGTggccaccaccacaccacccacCAGAATGAAAACAAGGTTAGTGAAAGAAGGGAGGAACATGACCTTCCACTGTGGGCAGAAGATCCTACATAAGAAAGGCAAAGTATA CTGGTACAAGGACCAGGAGCCCCTGGAATTCTCCTACCCTGGCTATCTGGACCTGGGTGAGGCACAGCTGAGCATCATTGCCAACGCAATCAATGAAGGCACCTACACCTGTGTGGTGCGCCGGCACCAGCGAGTTCTCACTACCTACTCCTGGCGGGTCCGAGTGCGGAGCTGA
- the LOC100770040 gene encoding matrix metalloproteinase-23 isoform X3 translates to MRILQDRPAGSLHKATLGPPAACCNSSRPSPTPLPLRPDSAAQVPVSPRTAPCGPESDSMGCRACVHLEGSGALQQGRWFGDVLSGLCLLSALVLLEWPWAPAENAWSAARNVAAPNPPGVSTAQAPSTLTILVPRRRRYTLTPARLRWNHFNLTYRILSFPRNLLNPEETRQGLAAAFRMWSDVSPFRFREVAPDLPSDLQIGFYPTNHTDCLVSALHHCFDGPTGELAHAFFPPHGGIHFDDSEYWVLGPTRYSWKKGVWLTDLVHVAAHEIGHALGLMHSQQHEALMHINATLRGWKALSQDELWGLHRLYGCLDRLFRCTSWARKGFCDTHQRLMKRLCPRSCDFCYEFPFPTVATTTPPTRMKTSWYKDQEPLEFSYPGYLDLGEAQLSIIANAINEGTYTCVVRRHQRVLTTYSWRVRVRS, encoded by the exons ATGAGGATCCTTCAGGACAGGCCAGCTGGTTCTCTTCACAAGGCAACGCTGGGTCCTCCAGCCGCCTGCTGTAACTCGAGCCGCCCGTCGCCAACCCCCCTCCCACTCCGCCCCGACTCTGCGGCCCAGGTCCCTGTGTCGCCTCGCACTGCCCCCTGTGGTCCTGAATCCGACAGCATGGGCTGCCGGGCCTGCGTCCATCTGGAGGGATCGGGTGCCCTACAACAGGGCCGCTGGTTCGGGGATGTCCTGAGCGGGTTGTGCCTTCTCTCCGCGCTGGTGTTGCTTGAGTGGCCTTGGGCGCCTGCAGAGAATGCCTGGAGTGCAGCG AGGAATGTGGCTGCACCAAACCCTCCAGGGGTGTCCACTGCCCAGGCCCCCAGCACACTGACCATACTGGTGCCCCGAAGACGCCGATACACACTGACACCAGCCAGGCTGCGCTGGAACCACTTCAACCTCACATACAG GATTCTCTCCTTTCCCCGGAACCTTTTAAACCCGGAAGAGACAAGGCAGGGACTGGCTGCCGCCTTTCGCATGTGGAGTGATGTTTCCCCATTCCGCTTCCGTGAAGTGGCCCCTGATCTTCCCAGTGACCTCCAGATAG GTTTCTACCCAACCAACCACACCGACTGCTTGGTCTCTGCTCTGCACCACTGCTTTGATGGTCCCACAGGGGAACTGGCCCATGCTTTCTTCCCACCCCATGGTGGCATTCACTTTGATGACAGCGAGTACTGGGTCTTAGGCCCCACACGCTACAGCTGGAAGAAAG GCGTATGGCTCACAGACCTGGTGCACGTGGCGGCCCATGAGATTGGCCATGCACTGGGGCTGATGCACTCACAGCAACACGAAGCACTCATGCACATCAATGCCACACTGCGAGGCTGGAAGGCACTGTCCCAGGATGAGCTGTGGGGATTACACCGACTCTACG GCTGCCTGGACCGGCTATTTAGATGTACATCCTGGGCACGAAAGGGATTTTGTGACACCCACCAGAGGCTCATGAAGAGGCTCTGTCCCAGAAGCTGTGACTTCTGCTATG AATTCCCATTCCCTACTGTggccaccaccacaccacccacCAGAATGAAAACAAG CTGGTACAAGGACCAGGAGCCCCTGGAATTCTCCTACCCTGGCTATCTGGACCTGGGTGAGGCACAGCTGAGCATCATTGCCAACGCAATCAATGAAGGCACCTACACCTGTGTGGTGCGCCGGCACCAGCGAGTTCTCACTACCTACTCCTGGCGGGTCCGAGTGCGGAGCTGA